The DNA window CTCGGCCGGGAGGGCATCGAGAGCTACCTCGACGTCAAATCCATCTCCGTCGCGGCCCCGTGACGCCGGTGCCGCCGCGGTTCCGCGGAACCGCGGCGGCACCAAACCGCGGAACCAGCACCGGCACCGTTCACTCCCGTCACTCTGACGGATCGGTTCCCGGTGCGGCAGCCGCGTCGGCCGCGTGGCTGGTGGCGGGGGCGTGGCTGGTGGCGGGGGCGCTGGCTCGGCTCATCGCGAGCACCGCGTCCCGGCGGGGCATCGCGCCGAACGGCGAACCGCCGGTCGGGTCCGCGCTCCCGAAGATCCAGGTCGGTCCGTCGGCGAGGTGGTCGAGCGCCTCCCGGGCGACGTCGGAAGGGTCGGCGGCGTCCCCGTACGGCTCGCCCTTGGCGTCGAACACCCGGCGCATCGACGGTGTGTCGGTCTTGCCGAGCACCAGGCCCAGCACGGCGACCCCACTGGAACGCCATTCGGCCCACAGCGCCTCCGCCAGGACGAGGTCGAACGCCTTGGTGGCACCGTAGGCGGCGAGCGTGGCGCCACCCACCCAGGCCGCTCCCGACGTCACGAGAACCACGCCGCCCCGCCCGCGCGCCACCATCGGCCCGCCGAAGCGGTAGGCCGCCTCGAGCACGCTGTCGCAGTTTCGGTGGATCAGCTGCAGGTGGGTGTCGAGATCCTTGTCGAGGAACGGGGTGCTGAAGTCGTCGCCGCCGGCGTTGTACACGAAGAGCCCGACCTCGAGTTCGGCGGTCGCGCTCGCGAGCTCCGCCAGCGCGCCCGGGGCACTGAGATCAAGCGCGACCGCGCGGACCTCGACGCCGTGCTTCGCCCGGATCTCCTCGGCGAACGCCTCCAGCACGGGAACCCGCCGCGCCACCAGCACGACGTTCAGGCCCCTGGCGGCCATCTCGTGAGCGAACGCCGCCCCGACTCCGTCAGATCCGCCGGCCACGATCCCCCACGGCCCGTACTCATTCGTCATCGCGGTATCCATGCTCGTCTCCCGGGGTATTCGAGTCGTCCAGTGCCAGCGATCAGTGATCAGTGATCAGTGAGCCCGTCGCGGAATCCCGGGCTTCGGGCTTCGACTGCTGCCGAGCAAGAATTGAGGATTTCGGTCGTTCCGACAGCCGAAATCCTCAACTCTTGCGGATTAGCAAGCGACTCTACGCCGCATTTGTACTATTAGCGGAAATTGCCGATGCTGCGCGGCGACGCGGGATCCCCGGTGGGCCGCCGCGCGGCGGGTGGGAACGCGGACCGGCGGGTCCCAGTCCCAGACGGTTCTCAGGGTCTGCTGTCAGGCCCCGGCCTCAGGTCCGCTCCCCCGCCCGAGCACCTTCTCCGCGACCACCTCCGACGCGAGGACCGTGCCGATGATCCCGAGCTCCGCGCCCGCGTTGCGGGCGACCTCGCGCACCACCGTGACGTCCTTGAGCATGAGGTCGCCGATGCGGCCCGCGACGGCGTCGACCGAGCCGCCACCGGCGACGACGCCAAGGCCACGGCTGGCACCACTGCCGTGTTGGAGGGCAGCCAGAATCGCCGACTCCTCGATCCCGAGGGAACCCGCGAGACGCACCGCGTCGATCGCGAGCCCCACCTGCGCCACGAACAGCGCGTTGTTCACCAGCTTCACCCGCTGGCCGTTACCGACCGGCCCGACGGACATGACCGGTGACGCGTACGTGCCGAGCACCGGACGCATCCGGTCCAGCAGGGCCTCGTCGCCACCCACCCACAGCGTCAGCCGGCCCGCGGCGATGTCGTGCGGGCCGCCCGAGAGCGCGGCGTCGAGTACCCCGATCCCCCGGCCTGATCCCGCCGCGCCCGCCGCGGCGAGCAGGTGTGCGGTCCGCGGATCGGACGTCGTGTGCTGGACGAGCGTCGCGCCCGGCCTCATGGCCGCGATGGCGCCGTCCGGGCCGAGGCACGCCGAGCGGACCTGATCGTCGGTCAGGACGACGACGAACACCGCGTCGGCGTCGCGGACCGTGGCCGACACCGTGTCGGCAACGGTCAGCCCGTCGGCCTGCGCCGCCGCCCGGGCCTGCGGGCTGCGCACCAGGACGGTCACCTCGTGGCCCGCGGCCATCAGCCGGTCGACCATCGGCCGGCCCATGCGACCCGCGCCGATGAACCCGATCTTCATTGATCCTCGATCCTTGGAGTGTGCTGGTCACCGTGCCGACGCGCGGTCAGGTCGACCCGCGGTCGCCGGCAGGAACGGACGACTGTGCCGGCGGGGGCTGCCGCGGCGGTGCCAGCATCTCGCGGTGTTCGGCCGTGCCGTCGAGGTTGGCGTTGATCCGCTCGGTGATGCGCCAGCCCTGCGCGGTGCGCGCCCAGCGCCAGGTGTTCGCGGAGACCCGGGCCACCCAGAACCGGTCTGCGCCGGCATCCCAGCGGATGTTGAGCGCGTAGCTGCGGCCGGTCGCCTCATCGCCGTCGACCACGATGTGCGGCACCGTCAGGACGTGGCCGCAGCCGTTGCGGATCAGGCTCTGGTGGCCGCCGTTGACCATGTCGACGATGTCACTCCGCCCCCGCATCCGCAGGTGGGGAACGGCGTCGAAGGCGCCGTCCTCGGTCCACAGCGCCGCGGCGGCCTCGGCCGAGCCGCTGTCGACGGCGGGCCCGTACTGGGCGACGAGCTGCATGATCTCGACCTGGTCCTCCAGGGCGTGGACCCGGGCCGCCAGCTTCTCGACCACGGCACGAAGATCGTCGATCTCGCTCATACGCGACAGCCTTTCCGGGACGACGACGCGGTGCAGGGACTGGCACGCGGCTCGGGGACTGCGCGCGGCTCAGGGAGTGGATGCGGCTCAGGGGACGACGACGATGCGGACCGGCCCGTCGGCGTCGCGGGACGCGTCGAGGGCCGCCGCGACGCCGTCGAGCCCGACCGTCCGGCCGAGCATCGGGGTGACGTCGAGGCTGCCCGAGCAGACCGCTTCGAACGCCTCGTCCCAGTGCTGCAGCGACGGGCCACCGCCGAACTGGATGTTCAGGCCCTTCCGCTTGGCGATCAGGGTGCTCAGGTGGTCGCCCTCCGGCGGGCCGCCCATGGAGAAGATCCGGGTGCCGCGCTCGCACCCCCTGATGATCGAGTCGAGGACACCGGGGACA is part of the Parafrankia irregularis genome and encodes:
- a CDS encoding SDR family NAD(P)-dependent oxidoreductase, translating into MTNEYGPWGIVAGGSDGVGAAFAHEMAARGLNVVLVARRVPVLEAFAEEIRAKHGVEVRAVALDLSAPGALAELASATAELEVGLFVYNAGGDDFSTPFLDKDLDTHLQLIHRNCDSVLEAAYRFGGPMVARGRGGVVLVTSGAAWVGGATLAAYGATKAFDLVLAEALWAEWRSSGVAVLGLVLGKTDTPSMRRVFDAKGEPYGDAADPSDVAREALDHLADGPTWIFGSADPTGGSPFGAMPRRDAVLAMSRASAPATSHAPATSHAADAAAAPGTDPSE
- a CDS encoding NAD(P)-dependent oxidoreductase; amino-acid sequence: MKIGFIGAGRMGRPMVDRLMAAGHEVTVLVRSPQARAAAQADGLTVADTVSATVRDADAVFVVVLTDDQVRSACLGPDGAIAAMRPGATLVQHTTSDPRTAHLLAAAGAAGSGRGIGVLDAALSGGPHDIAAGRLTLWVGGDEALLDRMRPVLGTYASPVMSVGPVGNGQRVKLVNNALFVAQVGLAIDAVRLAGSLGIEESAILAALQHGSGASRGLGVVAGGGSVDAVAGRIGDLMLKDVTVVREVARNAGAELGIIGTVLASEVVAEKVLGRGSGPEAGA
- a CDS encoding nuclear transport factor 2 family protein; translated protein: MSEIDDLRAVVEKLAARVHALEDQVEIMQLVAQYGPAVDSGSAEAAAALWTEDGAFDAVPHLRMRGRSDIVDMVNGGHQSLIRNGCGHVLTVPHIVVDGDEATGRSYALNIRWDAGADRFWVARVSANTWRWARTAQGWRITERINANLDGTAEHREMLAPPRQPPPAQSSVPAGDRGST